From the Streptococcus sp. 29887 genome, one window contains:
- a CDS encoding Crp/Fnr family transcriptional regulator: MISREQYSYLRKHPTFENLNRDSFDQLAKHIRFRKVPKGQIFFYAEDPRDYLFVLQKGYARIEQYDETDSFTYLDYIRQGGAFPLADMFQDKPYHYTAIAITDLECLIIPMSLFESISKTNPCQLVYICQKLSKILGFQELRLRNSMRSKASERVVQALALLYWDMCQREGLASLPFDIHIQEIARLAATTRETVSHVLKQLKQDKKIIYRRKILTYLDVDYFLANLTETY; this comes from the coding sequence ATGATCAGCCGCGAGCAGTATAGCTATCTTAGGAAACATCCAACCTTTGAAAACCTTAACCGAGATAGCTTTGACCAGCTGGCCAAGCATATCCGCTTTCGAAAGGTTCCTAAAGGGCAGATATTTTTTTATGCCGAGGATCCAAGAGACTATTTATTTGTCTTGCAGAAGGGCTATGCCAGGATTGAACAGTATGATGAAACAGACAGTTTTACCTATCTGGACTATATCCGACAGGGTGGTGCCTTTCCATTGGCGGACATGTTCCAAGATAAACCCTATCATTACACAGCTATTGCTATCACAGATTTGGAATGTTTGATTATCCCTATGTCCTTATTTGAAAGTATATCAAAGACCAATCCTTGTCAGTTGGTTTATATTTGTCAAAAATTATCCAAAATCCTGGGCTTTCAGGAATTGCGCCTGCGTAATAGTATGCGGTCCAAGGCTTCGGAGCGAGTTGTTCAGGCCTTAGCACTTCTCTATTGGGATATGTGCCAGCGGGAAGGGTTGGCAAGTTTGCCATTTGATATTCATATTCAGGAAATTGCTCGCCTGGCCGCAACGACAAGGGAAACAGTTAGCCATGTTCTCAAGCAATTAAAGCAGGATAAAAAGATTATCTATAGGCGAAAAATCCTGACTTATCTGGATGTTGATTATTTTCTAGCCAATTTAACGGAAACTTATTGA
- a CDS encoding dipeptidase, giving the protein METSFIQAQHQEACVEAIKELVAFPSVLHEGQNQTPFGQAIQDVLEHTLAMTEKMGFTTYLDPEGYYGYAEIGQGKDLLAVLCHLDVVPAGDLKQWNTPPFEAVVKDGFLIGRGVQDDKGPSMAALFAVKALMDAGVTFTKRIRFIFGTDEETLWRCMNRYNQLEEVATMGFAPDSSFPLTYAEKGLLQAKLHGPGHPCLSIEAGTAYNVVPAKASYSGHLLAGVMAELDQLGFDYESNDDQVTVLGISRHAKDAAEGVNAIVRLAKALDKFEDHPTLNFIVNAIGEDATGFKLFGDVTDEPSGTLSFNIAGLTINAKKSEIRLDIRIPVTADKEKLVATLQAKAQECGLTYEEFDYLASLYVPLDSQLVSTLMSVYQDKTGDMDSQPISSGGATFARTMPNCVAFGACFPDTEQTEHQENERMPLEDLYKTMDIYAEAIYRLAAE; this is encoded by the coding sequence ATGGAAACAAGTTTTATTCAAGCACAGCATCAAGAGGCTTGTGTCGAGGCGATTAAGGAACTGGTAGCTTTTCCGTCTGTCCTACATGAAGGTCAAAACCAAACACCATTTGGTCAGGCTATTCAGGATGTCTTGGAACACACCCTAGCTATGACTGAGAAGATGGGCTTTACTACCTATCTGGATCCAGAAGGCTATTATGGCTATGCAGAAATTGGTCAAGGGAAAGACTTGCTGGCTGTTCTCTGTCATTTGGATGTCGTACCTGCTGGTGATCTCAAGCAATGGAACACACCGCCATTTGAAGCAGTCGTAAAAGATGGCTTCCTGATTGGTCGCGGTGTCCAAGACGATAAGGGACCCTCTATGGCGGCTCTCTTTGCTGTCAAGGCTTTAATGGATGCAGGTGTCACTTTTACCAAACGTATTCGCTTTATTTTTGGTACCGATGAAGAAACACTTTGGCGCTGTATGAATCGCTACAATCAACTAGAAGAAGTGGCAACTATGGGCTTTGCACCTGATTCCTCCTTCCCTTTAACCTATGCGGAAAAAGGCTTGTTACAAGCTAAATTGCATGGACCAGGCCACCCTTGTCTGAGTATCGAAGCGGGAACTGCCTATAATGTCGTACCTGCTAAGGCTAGCTATTCAGGCCACTTATTAGCTGGGGTCATGGCAGAGTTGGACCAGCTGGGCTTTGATTATGAAAGCAATGATGACCAAGTGACCGTTCTGGGTATTTCGCGGCACGCCAAGGATGCTGCTGAGGGTGTCAATGCCATCGTACGTTTGGCCAAGGCCTTGGACAAATTTGAAGACCATCCGACTTTAAACTTTATTGTCAATGCTATTGGAGAAGATGCCACAGGCTTCAAGCTGTTTGGCGATGTAACCGACGAGCCGTCAGGTACCTTGAGTTTCAATATTGCGGGTCTGACCATCAATGCCAAGAAATCAGAAATTCGTTTGGATATTCGCATACCTGTCACAGCGGACAAGGAAAAATTGGTGGCGACCCTGCAAGCCAAGGCTCAGGAGTGTGGTCTGACCTATGAAGAATTTGATTACTTAGCATCTCTCTATGTCCCACTGGATAGCCAGCTTGTATCGACCCTCATGTCCGTCTATCAGGATAAAACAGGAGATATGGACAGCCAGCCTATCTCATCTGGGGGAGCGACTTTTGCTCGAACCATGCCAAACTGTGTGGCTTTTGGAGCTTGTTTCCCTGACACAGAACAGACGGAACATCAGGAAAATGAACGCATGCCATTGGAAGATTTGTACAAAACAATGGACATTTACGCGGAAGCTATTTATCGTTTGGCTGCTGAATAA
- a CDS encoding YfcC family protein: MSEKVKKGFKMPSSYSILMLIIAFMAVMTWVIPAGQYEKDEAGKYITGTYQAVAQNPQGIWDIVMAPVRAMLGHGDTSKAIDVAFFILMVGSFLGVVNETGALDVGIASIVKRFKGREKMLIYILMPLFALGGSTYGMGEETMAFFPLLVPVMMAVGFDSITGVAIILLGSQIGCLASTVNPFATGVASDAAGVSLADGMIWRIIFFIVILGLGVWFVANYAEKVKNDPTKSLVYKQREADMAHFNVNTSEEVNAVLTPAQKRVLWVFVLTFVVMICSFIPWEDLGVSVFADFNTWLLGLPGIGQVIGSSAYPFGWWYFPEGAMLFAVAGVLVGIVYGMDEARLVKAFMNGAADLLSVALICAVARGIQVIMNDGMITATILHWGEVGLQGLSSQVFIILTYLFYLPMSFLIPSTSGLAGASMGIMAPLGEFVNVPAHLIITAFQAASGVLNLVAPTSGIVMGALALGRVEIGTWYKFVGKLIAAIVLASIAILVIATFF, encoded by the coding sequence ATGAGCGAAAAAGTGAAAAAAGGCTTTAAAATGCCTTCATCGTATTCTATTTTGATGCTCATTATTGCCTTTATGGCAGTTATGACATGGGTTATTCCAGCTGGTCAGTATGAAAAAGACGAAGCTGGAAAATATATTACAGGCACTTACCAAGCAGTAGCTCAAAATCCGCAGGGAATTTGGGATATTGTGATGGCGCCAGTTCGGGCTATGTTGGGGCATGGTGATACTAGCAAGGCTATCGACGTTGCCTTCTTCATCCTGATGGTTGGTTCCTTCTTGGGCGTGGTCAATGAAACGGGTGCTCTTGATGTGGGGATTGCTTCCATTGTGAAACGCTTCAAGGGTCGTGAGAAAATGTTGATTTACATCCTCATGCCTTTGTTTGCCTTGGGTGGTTCTACCTACGGTATGGGTGAGGAAACCATGGCCTTCTTCCCACTCTTAGTTCCTGTTATGATGGCAGTTGGTTTTGATAGTATTACAGGTGTTGCCATTATCTTGCTGGGTTCTCAAATCGGCTGTTTGGCTTCGACTGTAAACCCATTTGCGACAGGTGTGGCTTCGGATGCAGCAGGAGTTTCCTTGGCAGATGGTATGATATGGCGGATTATCTTCTTTATCGTCATTTTGGGCCTGGGTGTGTGGTTTGTTGCCAACTATGCTGAAAAAGTGAAAAACGACCCAACTAAATCCTTGGTTTACAAACAACGTGAAGCAGATATGGCTCATTTCAATGTCAACACATCTGAAGAAGTCAATGCTGTCTTAACACCAGCTCAAAAACGTGTTCTTTGGGTCTTCGTCTTGACTTTTGTTGTCATGATTTGTAGCTTTATTCCTTGGGAAGACTTGGGTGTTTCTGTCTTTGCAGATTTCAATACCTGGTTGCTTGGCTTGCCAGGTATCGGTCAGGTGATTGGTAGTTCGGCTTATCCATTTGGCTGGTGGTATTTCCCTGAAGGAGCTATGCTCTTTGCAGTAGCAGGTGTCTTGGTCGGTATTGTCTATGGCATGGACGAAGCGCGTCTGGTGAAGGCCTTTATGAATGGTGCGGCGGACTTGCTCAGTGTTGCTCTTATCTGCGCGGTGGCGCGTGGTATTCAAGTCATCATGAATGACGGTATGATTACAGCGACTATTCTACACTGGGGTGAAGTTGGCTTGCAAGGTTTGTCTTCACAAGTCTTCATCATCTTGACCTATCTCTTCTACCTGCCCATGTCCTTCCTAATTCCATCAACATCTGGTCTTGCAGGGGCATCCATGGGTATTATGGCACCTCTCGGTGAGTTTGTTAATGTGCCAGCTCATTTGATTATCACAGCCTTCCAAGCTGCTTCTGGTGTACTGAACTTAGTGGCTCCAACCTCAGGTATTGTAATGGGAGCCTTGGCTTTAGGTCGTGTAGAGATCGGAACTTGGTATAAATTTGTAGGTAAATTGATTGCAGCTATCGTACTTGCATCAATTGCGATTCTTGTCATTGCGACATTCTTCTAA
- the arcA gene encoding arginine deiminase yields the protein MMSHHPIHVFSEIGKLKKVMLHRPGKEIENLMPDHLERLLFDDIPFLEDAQREHDAFAQALRDEGVEVLYLEQLVAESLVTPEIREQFIDEYLDEANIRGRATKKAIRKLLLAIEDNKELVEKTMAGVQKAELPPVPADEKGLTDLVESSYPFAIDPMPNLYFTRDPFATIGNAVSLNHMYAETRNRETLYGKYIFTYHPDYAGKVPLVYNRDETTRIEGGDELILSKDLLAVGISQRTDAASIEKLLVNIFERGVGFKKVLAFEFANSRKFMHLDTVFTMVDYDKFTIHPEIEGTLRVFSVTYENETLHIEEEHGDLAEVLASNLGLEKVELIRCGGDNIVAAGREQWNDGSNTLTIAPGVVVVYKRNTITNAILESKGLRLIKVSGSELVRGRGGPRCMSMPFEREDL from the coding sequence ATCATGTCACATCATCCAATCCATGTGTTTTCAGAAATTGGTAAACTGAAAAAAGTTATGCTACATAGGCCGGGTAAAGAAATTGAAAACTTGATGCCTGACCACTTGGAGCGTCTATTATTTGATGATATTCCCTTCCTAGAAGATGCTCAGAGGGAACACGATGCCTTTGCGCAAGCCCTTCGTGACGAAGGAGTTGAGGTGCTCTATCTGGAGCAATTGGTCGCTGAATCACTGGTAACACCTGAAATTCGTGAGCAATTTATCGATGAGTATCTTGATGAAGCAAATATTCGTGGTCGTGCTACTAAGAAAGCCATTCGTAAGCTCTTGCTAGCTATTGAGGATAACAAGGAGTTAGTAGAAAAAACCATGGCTGGTGTTCAAAAGGCAGAACTGCCACCGGTTCCAGCTGATGAAAAAGGGTTGACAGATTTGGTCGAATCATCTTACCCATTTGCCATTGATCCAATGCCGAACCTTTACTTCACACGGGATCCATTTGCGACCATTGGTAATGCGGTATCACTCAACCATATGTATGCTGAAACCCGTAACCGTGAAACCCTCTACGGTAAGTATATCTTCACCTATCACCCAGACTATGCTGGAAAGGTTCCACTGGTCTATAACCGTGATGAAACCACCCGTATCGAAGGTGGAGATGAGTTAATTCTTTCCAAAGATTTGTTGGCAGTGGGTATTTCCCAACGGACAGATGCTGCCTCTATCGAAAAACTATTAGTTAATATTTTTGAACGGGGCGTTGGCTTCAAGAAAGTTTTAGCCTTTGAGTTTGCAAATAGTCGCAAGTTTATGCATTTGGATACTGTCTTTACCATGGTAGACTACGATAAATTTACCATTCACCCTGAAATAGAAGGAACCCTCCGTGTCTTCTCTGTGACTTATGAAAATGAAACTCTCCATATCGAAGAAGAACATGGTGATTTGGCAGAGGTTTTGGCAAGTAATTTGGGTCTTGAAAAAGTAGAGCTCATCCGTTGTGGTGGTGATAATATCGTTGCAGCAGGGCGTGAGCAATGGAATGACGGTTCCAATACCCTGACCATTGCACCAGGTGTAGTTGTTGTTTACAAACGCAATACCATTACAAATGCAATTCTTGAATCCAAGGGGCTTCGTTTAATCAAGGTTAGCGGAAGTGAGTTGGTTCGCGGTCGTGGTGGACCACGTTGTATGTCCATGCCATTTGAACGGGAAGACCTATAA
- a CDS encoding YvcK family protein → MRKPKITVIGGGTGIPVILKSLRDKDVDITAIVTVADDGGSSGEIRQALQVTPPGDLRNVLLAMSDMPKLYEKIFQYRFADSDGPLAGHPLGNLIIAGISEMQGSTYNAMRLLTRFFHTTGRIYPSSEQALTLHAVFTDGTEVSGESKIAKHKGMIGHVYVTNSYNDDEPKASRQVVEAIMESDMVVLGPGSLFTSILPNLMISDLGKALKETKAEVTYVCNIMTQRGETEFFSDADHVTVLNGHLGEKFIDTVLVNSEPVPQDYMNTHQFDEYLVQVKHDFAGLQEQARRVISSNFLRLENGGAFHDGDLVVEELLKILQVRS, encoded by the coding sequence ATGAGAAAACCAAAGATTACAGTGATTGGGGGCGGTACGGGAATTCCAGTCATTTTGAAGAGTTTGCGGGACAAGGATGTGGACATTACGGCCATCGTGACGGTAGCAGATGACGGGGGTTCCTCAGGTGAAATTCGTCAAGCTCTGCAGGTGACGCCCCCAGGAGATCTGCGTAACGTCCTTCTGGCCATGTCCGATATGCCCAAATTGTATGAGAAGATTTTCCAGTATCGCTTTGCGGATTCGGACGGTCCTCTGGCCGGACATCCCCTAGGAAATCTGATTATTGCTGGAATTTCGGAGATGCAGGGTTCGACCTATAATGCTATGCGGCTGCTAACTCGATTTTTCCACACGACAGGTCGGATTTACCCTTCTAGTGAACAAGCCTTGACTCTCCATGCTGTATTTACAGATGGTACTGAGGTGTCGGGTGAGAGCAAGATTGCCAAACATAAGGGCATGATTGGCCATGTCTATGTGACCAATTCCTACAATGATGATGAGCCTAAGGCCAGTCGTCAGGTGGTCGAGGCCATTATGGAGAGTGACATGGTGGTCTTGGGACCTGGTTCGCTCTTTACTTCCATTCTGCCCAATCTCATGATTTCAGATCTTGGGAAAGCTCTGAAGGAAACCAAGGCTGAAGTGACCTATGTCTGCAATATTATGACCCAGCGTGGTGAAACTGAGTTTTTCTCAGATGCTGACCATGTGACCGTCTTGAATGGTCATCTGGGCGAAAAGTTCATCGATACTGTTTTGGTTAATAGTGAACCCGTTCCGCAAGACTACATGAATACCCACCAGTTTGATGAATATTTGGTTCAGGTTAAGCATGATTTTGCTGGCCTACAAGAACAAGCTCGCCGTGTGATTTCATCTAATTTCTTACGTTTGGAAAATGGCGGAGCTTTTCATGATGGTGATTTGGTGGTAGAAGAGTTGCTCAAGATTTTGCAGGTGCGGTCATGA
- a CDS encoding arginine repressor — MNKIESRHQLILSLVMEKKIHTQQELQELLNLNGVTVTQSTLSRDIKMLNLVKVNEDDSSHYVINPIAPSRWEKRLRLYMEDALVMLKPVQHQVILKALPGLANSFGSILDAMEIPEIIATVCGDDVCLIICEDNESAQSCFEYLKQYAPPFFFSKA; from the coding sequence ATGAACAAGATTGAAAGTCGTCACCAATTGATTTTGTCCTTGGTTATGGAGAAAAAAATCCATACCCAACAAGAACTACAAGAACTCCTCAATTTGAACGGTGTAACTGTCACCCAGTCCACCCTATCCCGCGACATCAAGATGCTCAATTTGGTCAAGGTCAATGAAGACGATTCTTCTCATTATGTCATCAACCCCATTGCTCCAAGTCGCTGGGAAAAACGCCTTCGGCTCTATATGGAAGATGCCTTGGTCATGCTTAAGCCTGTTCAGCATCAGGTCATCTTGAAAGCCCTGCCAGGTCTGGCCAATTCCTTCGGCTCTATTTTGGATGCCATGGAAATCCCTGAAATCATTGCGACAGTTTGTGGCGATGATGTCTGCTTGATTATCTGTGAGGATAATGAAAGTGCCCAGTCTTGTTTTGAGTACCTCAAACAGTATGCCCCTCCTTTCTTCTTTAGCAAGGCTTGA
- the queA gene encoding tRNA preQ1(34) S-adenosylmethionine ribosyltransferase-isomerase QueA, producing the protein MNTADFDFELPEELIAQVPLEKRDSSRLLILDHQQKTMVDSHFDHIIDQLNPGDALVMNNTRVLPARLYGYKPETNGHVELLLLKNTQGDQWEVLAKPAKRLKVGTTVAFGDGRLTATIIEELEHGGRIVEFTYDGIFLEVLESLGEMPLPPYIHEKLEDRERYQTVYAKENGSAAAPTAGLHFTQELLEKIEAKGVKLVYLTLHVGLGTFRPVSVDNLDEHEMHSEFYTLSAEAAQTLNQVKAAGGRIVAVGTTSIRTLETIGNKFDGRLEADAGWTNIFIKPGYEFRIVDAFSTNFHLPKSTLVMLVSAFAGREFVLEAYKHAVEEGYRFFSFGDAMFLQ; encoded by the coding sequence ATGAATACCGCAGATTTTGATTTTGAATTACCTGAAGAACTGATTGCCCAAGTCCCACTTGAGAAGCGCGACAGCTCTCGCCTACTCATCCTCGACCACCAGCAAAAGACCATGGTCGACAGCCACTTCGACCACATCATTGACCAGCTAAACCCTGGTGATGCTCTGGTCATGAACAACACACGCGTGCTCCCTGCCCGCCTCTATGGTTACAAGCCCGAAACCAATGGTCATGTGGAATTGTTGCTTTTGAAAAATACCCAAGGTGATCAGTGGGAAGTCCTTGCTAAGCCAGCCAAACGCCTGAAAGTCGGTACCACGGTTGCCTTTGGTGATGGAAGATTGACAGCCACTATCATTGAAGAATTAGAACACGGTGGACGAATTGTTGAGTTCACCTATGATGGTATTTTCCTTGAAGTGTTGGAAAGTCTTGGAGAAATGCCCCTTCCGCCTTACATTCATGAGAAATTGGAAGACCGCGAGCGCTATCAAACTGTCTATGCCAAAGAAAACGGATCTGCCGCAGCCCCAACTGCTGGACTGCATTTCACCCAAGAATTACTTGAGAAGATTGAGGCAAAGGGAGTGAAATTAGTTTACCTAACCCTTCATGTCGGTCTTGGCACCTTCCGACCGGTTTCCGTTGACAATCTTGATGAACATGAAATGCATTCTGAATTTTATACCCTATCTGCTGAAGCAGCCCAGACCCTCAATCAAGTCAAGGCTGCAGGCGGTCGGATTGTGGCAGTGGGTACAACATCTATTCGTACCTTAGAAACGATTGGCAACAAATTTGATGGTCGACTAGAAGCTGATGCTGGCTGGACAAATATTTTCATCAAGCCAGGCTATGAATTCCGCATCGTTGATGCCTTTTCAACCAATTTCCACCTACCCAAATCAACTCTGGTCATGCTGGTATCTGCCTTTGCTGGCCGAGAATTTGTCTTAGAAGCCTATAAACACGCTGTTGAAGAAGGCTACCGCTTCTTCAGTTTTGGAGATGCTATGTTTCTTCAATAG
- the argF gene encoding ornithine carbamoyltransferase, protein MTNIFKGRHFLAEKDFTRAELEWLIDFSAHLKDLKKRNIPHRYLEGKNIALLFEKTSTRTRAAFTVASIDLGAHPEYLGANDIQLGKKESTEDTAKVLGRMFDGIEFRGFSQKMVEELAEFSGVPVWNGLTDAWHPTQMLADYLTVKENFGKLEGLTLVYCGDGRNNVANSLLVTGAILGVNVHIFSPKELFPDETVVALAEGFAKESGARVLITDNADEAVKGADVLYTDVWVSMGEEAKFAERVALLKPYQVNMELVKKAENDNLIFLHCLPAFHDTNTVYGKDVAEKFGVEEMEVTDEVFRSKYARHFDQAENRMHTIKAVMAATLGDPFVPRV, encoded by the coding sequence ATGACAAACATTTTTAAAGGCAGACACTTCCTTGCAGAGAAAGATTTCACACGCGCAGAATTGGAATGGTTGATTGATTTCTCAGCTCATTTGAAAGATTTGAAAAAACGCAATATTCCACACCGTTATTTGGAAGGTAAAAATATTGCTCTCTTGTTTGAAAAAACATCTACTCGTACTCGTGCTGCCTTCACAGTAGCATCCATTGACCTTGGTGCTCATCCAGAATACCTCGGTGCAAATGATATCCAGCTTGGCAAGAAGGAATCGACAGAAGATACTGCTAAGGTTTTGGGACGTATGTTCGACGGTATTGAATTCCGTGGTTTCAGCCAAAAGATGGTGGAAGAATTGGCAGAATTCTCAGGTGTGCCAGTATGGAATGGATTGACAGATGCATGGCACCCAACTCAAATGTTGGCTGACTACTTGACTGTCAAAGAAAACTTTGGCAAGTTGGAAGGATTGACTTTGGTTTACTGTGGTGATGGTCGTAACAACGTTGCCAACTCTCTCTTGGTGACAGGTGCCATTCTTGGTGTCAACGTCCATATCTTCTCTCCAAAAGAACTCTTCCCAGATGAAACTGTTGTGGCATTGGCAGAAGGCTTTGCCAAAGAAAGCGGCGCGCGTGTTCTTATTACTGACAATGCTGACGAGGCAGTTAAAGGCGCAGATGTTCTCTATACAGACGTTTGGGTATCCATGGGTGAAGAAGCTAAATTTGCAGAACGTGTTGCTCTCCTGAAACCATACCAAGTGAATATGGAATTGGTGAAAAAAGCAGAAAACGACAATCTTATCTTCCTACACTGCTTACCTGCCTTCCATGATACAAATACTGTTTATGGTAAAGATGTTGCTGAAAAATTCGGCGTAGAAGAAATGGAAGTAACTGATGAAGTCTTCCGTAGCAAATATGCACGTCACTTCGACCAGGCTGAAAACCGTATGCACACTATTAAAGCAGTGATGGCGGCTACCTTAGGGGATCCATTTGTTCCACGTGTGTAA
- the whiA gene encoding DNA-binding protein WhiA, with protein sequence MSFTIKVKEELLIQAIQNKSELSAIIKLSGSLGLASSGLTLSISTENAKIARHIYELFLHFYQVKAEIRHHQKPNLKKNRVYAVVIEEGVNDILNDLHLADSFFGLETGISPLVLENDSWSQAYLRGAFLAAGSVKDPEKGRYQLEIASVYSDHAHDLANLLQKFLLDAKVIERSKGTITYLQRAEDIMDFLLVIGAEEAKTAFEDIKLLREARNDLNRANNAETANIAKTVNASMKTINNIIKIMDTIGLDQLTGDLQEIAQLRIQHPDYSIQQLADSLTVPITKSGVNHRLRKINKIADDL encoded by the coding sequence ATGAGTTTTACTATAAAAGTCAAAGAAGAGCTTTTGATACAAGCTATTCAAAATAAGAGTGAGCTGTCAGCTATTATCAAACTGTCTGGTAGTCTGGGGCTGGCTTCATCAGGCTTGACCCTGTCTATCTCGACTGAAAATGCCAAAATTGCAAGACATATCTACGAATTGTTCCTGCATTTTTATCAGGTAAAAGCTGAAATCCGTCACCATCAAAAACCTAATCTCAAAAAGAACCGTGTTTATGCAGTAGTCATTGAGGAGGGGGTCAATGACATCTTAAATGATTTGCATTTGGCGGATAGTTTTTTTGGATTGGAAACAGGGATTTCGCCCCTTGTCCTTGAAAATGATAGCTGGAGCCAAGCCTATTTGCGTGGGGCTTTCTTGGCAGCAGGTTCTGTCAAGGACCCTGAAAAGGGACGGTATCAGTTAGAAATTGCCTCTGTTTATAGTGACCATGCCCATGACTTAGCTAATCTGTTACAAAAATTTCTCTTGGATGCCAAGGTTATTGAGCGAAGCAAGGGAACCATTACCTATCTGCAACGGGCAGAAGATATTATGGACTTTCTCTTAGTCATAGGGGCAGAGGAAGCCAAGACAGCCTTTGAAGATATTAAGCTCTTGCGTGAGGCCAGAAACGACCTCAACCGAGCTAACAATGCTGAAACGGCTAACATTGCTAAAACTGTCAACGCCAGCATGAAGACCATCAACAACATTATAAAAATTATGGATACCATAGGCTTAGACCAGCTGACGGGAGACTTGCAAGAGATTGCCCAACTCCGTATCCAACATCCTGATTATTCGATTCAACAATTAGCAGATAGTTTGACAGTACCCATCACAAAGAGCGGGGTTAATCATCGACTGCGGAAAATCAATAAGATTGCGGATGATTTATAG
- the arcC gene encoding carbamate kinase, giving the protein MVNRKIVVALGGNAILSSDPSAKAQKEALVQTAKHLVKLIKNGDDLIITHGNGPQVGNLLLQNLAADSEKNPAFPLDSLVAMTEGSIGFWLQNALENELAKEGIEKDVASVVTQVIVDKHDPAFENLTKPIGPFYTEEEAKAEAEKTGATFKEDAGRGWRKVVASPKPVGIKEIGTIRTLLNAGEVVVAAGGGGIPVVQEADGTLTGVEAVIDKDFASQCLAELVDADLFIVLTGVDYVFVNYNKPDQEKLETVTVAELEEYIKQNQFAPGSMLPKVEAAIAFVNHKPQSKAVITSLENLGALIESDSGTIIVKE; this is encoded by the coding sequence ATGGTAAATCGTAAAATTGTAGTAGCCTTGGGTGGCAATGCTATTTTATCCTCCGACCCATCGGCTAAAGCACAAAAAGAGGCCTTGGTACAAACAGCCAAGCACCTTGTTAAACTAATCAAAAATGGCGACGACTTGATTATTACCCATGGTAATGGTCCTCAAGTCGGAAACCTGTTGCTCCAAAACCTGGCAGCTGATTCAGAAAAGAACCCAGCTTTTCCACTGGATAGCTTGGTAGCTATGACAGAAGGTTCCATCGGTTTCTGGCTCCAAAATGCCTTGGAAAATGAATTGGCTAAGGAAGGCATTGAAAAGGATGTAGCTTCCGTCGTTACCCAGGTTATTGTTGATAAACATGACCCAGCCTTTGAAAATTTGACCAAGCCAATTGGACCATTCTACACAGAAGAAGAAGCTAAGGCGGAAGCTGAAAAGACAGGTGCGACCTTCAAAGAAGATGCCGGTCGTGGCTGGCGTAAAGTCGTGGCTTCACCAAAACCAGTAGGCATTAAGGAAATCGGCACCATTCGTACCCTTCTCAATGCAGGTGAAGTAGTCGTAGCTGCTGGTGGCGGTGGTATTCCAGTCGTTCAAGAAGCAGATGGTACCTTGACAGGTGTGGAAGCGGTTATTGATAAGGACTTTGCTTCCCAATGTTTGGCTGAATTAGTCGATGCAGACCTATTTATCGTATTGACAGGTGTAGATTATGTCTTTGTCAACTACAACAAACCAGACCAAGAAAAATTAGAAACAGTTACCGTGGCTGAATTGGAAGAATATATCAAGCAAAACCAATTTGCGCCAGGTTCCATGCTACCGAAAGTAGAAGCTGCTATTGCCTTTGTCAATCATAAACCGCAATCAAAAGCAGTCATTACATCGCTCGAAAACTTGGGTGCCTTGATTGAATCAGACAGCGGTACTATTATTGTGAAAGAGTAA